Proteins encoded by one window of Ramlibacter tataouinensis:
- a CDS encoding NAD-dependent epimerase/dehydratase family protein, producing the protein MGSIVCVTGGTGFIGRRLVSRLVEQGHVVRVLSRGGKPVPAGVHRVQGDLLAQVPEAFLHDAAIVYHCAGELADKSVMHELHVEGTRRLLARVSDEVAASGRPLRWVQLSSVGAYGPLAQCRGRACCVTEDWPDDPVGEYEVSKAMADRLVLDWSRNEQRIGATVLRPSTVFGPGMPNQSLRALLDAIGRGRFFHIGRHPAVATYVHVDDVARALLLCGTDPRVLANTYILSNDCTFAEIVAAVATAAHRRPPALRVPERLARALARAAAVFVRHPLTPERIDALTRRVRYSSDRLAGLGFSPARPVPQAMVDYWRGASANLS; encoded by the coding sequence ATGGGGTCGATCGTTTGCGTCACCGGAGGGACCGGATTCATCGGCCGGCGCCTGGTCTCGCGGCTGGTCGAGCAAGGGCACGTCGTTCGCGTGCTGTCGCGCGGCGGCAAGCCGGTGCCCGCTGGCGTCCACCGGGTCCAGGGCGACCTTCTGGCGCAAGTCCCGGAAGCCTTCCTGCACGATGCCGCCATCGTGTACCACTGCGCCGGCGAGCTGGCCGACAAGTCCGTGATGCATGAGCTGCACGTGGAGGGCACCCGGCGGCTGCTGGCGCGTGTCAGTGATGAGGTGGCTGCATCGGGACGCCCCTTGCGCTGGGTTCAGCTCAGCAGCGTGGGTGCCTATGGCCCGCTGGCGCAGTGCCGCGGCCGCGCCTGCTGCGTGACCGAGGACTGGCCGGACGATCCGGTCGGCGAGTACGAAGTCAGCAAGGCGATGGCCGATCGCCTCGTCCTGGATTGGAGCCGCAACGAGCAGCGGATCGGGGCCACGGTGCTGCGGCCCTCGACCGTCTTCGGCCCCGGGATGCCGAACCAGTCGCTGCGTGCGCTGCTCGACGCGATCGGGCGCGGCCGGTTCTTCCACATCGGCCGGCACCCGGCCGTGGCCACGTACGTCCACGTGGATGACGTGGCAAGGGCGTTGCTCCTGTGCGGCACGGACCCGCGCGTCCTGGCGAACACCTACATCCTTTCGAACGACTGCACGTTTGCCGAGATCGTGGCGGCGGTAGCGACCGCTGCCCACCGCCGCCCCCCGGCGCTGCGTGTTCCGGAGCGGCTGGCGCGTGCGCTTGCCCGCGCAGCAGCTGTCTTCGTTCGCCACCCGCTGACGCCCGAGCGGATCGACGCGCTCACGCGCCGGGTGCGCTATTCGAGCGACCGGCTGGCCGGCCTGGGCTTTTCCCCCGCCCGGCCTGTGCCGCAGGCGATGGTCGATTACTGGAGGGGCGCCAGCGCGAACCTGTCCTGA
- the ispH gene encoding 4-hydroxy-3-methylbut-2-enyl diphosphate reductase, with amino-acid sequence MTTAAKQVILAEPRGFCAGVDRAIEIVERALAKFGAPIYVRHEIVHNTYVVNDLKAKGAIFIEDLDQVPAGATLVFSAHGVSKAVQDEARRRGFDIFDATCPLVSKVHMEVAKLARDGYEFIMIGHKGHPEVEGTMGQLDHGIHLVEDVADVARVQPAQTERLALVTQTTLSVDDAAEISAAVRQRFPLIREPKQQDICYATQNRQDAVKVMSRQVEVVIVVGSPTSSNSNRLAELARKLGVPSYMVDSADEVQPGWLEGKSRIGLTAGASAPELLVTQVIDRIRSLGGVAVQRMDGVRETVKFPLPKGLKI; translated from the coding sequence GTGACCACCGCCGCGAAACAAGTCATCCTGGCCGAGCCGCGCGGCTTCTGCGCGGGGGTCGACCGCGCGATCGAGATCGTCGAGCGCGCACTTGCCAAGTTCGGCGCGCCGATCTACGTGCGCCACGAGATCGTGCACAACACCTACGTGGTCAACGACCTCAAGGCCAAGGGCGCGATCTTCATCGAGGACCTGGACCAGGTGCCCGCCGGCGCCACGCTGGTGTTCTCGGCCCACGGCGTCAGCAAGGCGGTACAGGACGAGGCGCGCCGGCGCGGCTTCGACATCTTCGATGCCACCTGCCCGCTGGTGAGCAAGGTGCACATGGAAGTGGCCAAGCTCGCGCGCGACGGCTACGAATTCATCATGATTGGCCACAAGGGCCACCCCGAGGTGGAAGGCACCATGGGCCAGCTCGACCACGGCATCCACCTGGTCGAGGATGTGGCCGACGTGGCCCGGGTCCAGCCGGCGCAGACCGAACGGCTGGCGCTGGTGACGCAGACCACGCTGTCGGTGGACGACGCGGCCGAGATCTCGGCGGCGGTGCGCCAGCGCTTCCCCCTCATTCGCGAGCCCAAGCAGCAGGACATTTGCTACGCCACCCAGAACCGGCAGGACGCGGTGAAGGTGATGTCGCGGCAGGTGGAGGTAGTGATCGTGGTCGGCAGCCCGACCAGCAGCAACAGCAACCGGCTGGCCGAACTGGCGCGCAAGCTGGGCGTGCCCAGCTACATGGTCGACAGCGCCGACGAAGTCCAGCCCGGGTGGCTGGAGGGGAAGTCGCGCATCGGCCTGACTGCCGGCGCATCGGCGCCGGAGCTGCTGGTCACCCAGGTGATCGATCGCATCCGCTCGCTGGGCGGCGTGGCCGTGCAGCGCATGGACGGCGTGCGCGAGACCGTGAAGTTCCCGCTGCCCAAGGGGCTGAAGATTTGA
- a CDS encoding glycosyltransferase — protein sequence MRILLVSYYFPPFNSVGAMRPGALAGFLAQQGHDVHVLTCSNQPFPQGLPQHLPAAQVTAVPGWSVNAPIEWLRGGRDKVARQGFGATASAATPMGRLGRLYKTLLHWPDGQLGWVQAATAAGRALLRSKPFDLVYASAPPFSGLRVAASLSRESGVPWVAELRDLWTDNHAYAYPAWRRTIERRWERRLLSSARALVTVSAPLVRQLGRFGLPVWEVRNGCDPADFDGLARPEGFGEDRARLDLVFTGNVYDGHYDLDAFCAGLSAYLAQGGRARVHVAGRNIAGLQHAALRHGVAQHFTFRPTVPRRQALAMQGHSDVLLAFLWSGGGEEGVYSAKLFEYAAAGRPILAVGRRNDVGALIEAARIGSVHPDAASVAAALALLQARKLATGVLSVAPAPGHDFSRRSQFLLLEQRLAALMAGRS from the coding sequence ATGCGCATCCTGCTCGTCAGCTACTACTTCCCCCCCTTCAACAGCGTCGGCGCCATGCGCCCCGGCGCACTGGCAGGGTTCTTGGCGCAGCAAGGGCACGATGTGCACGTGCTCACGTGTTCCAACCAGCCGTTCCCGCAGGGGCTGCCGCAGCACTTGCCGGCAGCGCAGGTGACGGCCGTGCCCGGCTGGTCGGTCAACGCCCCCATCGAGTGGCTGCGCGGCGGCCGGGACAAGGTGGCGCGCCAGGGCTTCGGCGCCACCGCATCGGCAGCGACGCCGATGGGCCGCCTCGGTCGGCTGTACAAGACCCTGCTGCACTGGCCCGACGGCCAGCTGGGCTGGGTGCAGGCAGCCACTGCGGCGGGGCGCGCGCTGTTGCGCAGCAAGCCCTTCGACCTGGTCTATGCCAGCGCGCCGCCGTTCTCGGGCCTGCGCGTGGCTGCGAGCCTGTCGCGAGAGTCCGGCGTGCCCTGGGTGGCCGAGTTGCGCGACCTGTGGACGGACAACCATGCCTATGCCTACCCGGCGTGGCGGCGAACGATCGAGCGGCGCTGGGAACGGCGCCTGCTGTCTTCGGCCCGGGCCCTGGTGACCGTCTCGGCGCCCCTGGTGCGGCAGCTGGGCCGCTTCGGCCTGCCGGTGTGGGAGGTCCGCAACGGCTGCGACCCGGCCGACTTCGACGGGCTGGCGCGGCCCGAGGGGTTCGGCGAGGACCGGGCCAGACTCGACCTGGTGTTCACCGGCAATGTCTACGACGGCCACTACGACCTGGATGCGTTCTGCGCCGGCCTGTCGGCTTACCTGGCGCAGGGCGGCCGGGCGCGGGTGCACGTGGCCGGCCGCAACATCGCCGGCTTGCAGCACGCGGCGCTCCGGCATGGCGTTGCGCAGCACTTCACCTTCCGGCCCACGGTGCCGCGCCGGCAAGCCCTGGCCATGCAAGGCCATTCGGACGTGCTGCTGGCGTTTCTCTGGAGCGGCGGCGGCGAGGAGGGCGTGTATTCGGCCAAGCTGTTCGAGTACGCCGCCGCCGGGCGCCCGATCCTGGCCGTGGGCCGGCGCAACGACGTGGGCGCGTTGATCGAAGCGGCCCGCATCGGCTCGGTCCATCCGGATGCAGCGTCGGTGGCTGCGGCGCTGGCTTTGCTGCAGGCGCGCAAGCTGGCGACCGGCGTGCTGTCGGTGGCGCCCGCGCCGGGGCACGACTTCTCGCGGCGTTCGCAATTCCTGCTGCTGGAGCAGCGGCTGGCAGCGCTGATGGCGGGCCGGAGCTGA
- a CDS encoding Smr/MutS family protein, which produces MKARSLHDLQEIQRKLAEQQQRAAQEAAAREAAERKAAAEKSLFVRAAGQVQPLRHGPRVLLAGEPPPPIPVQQQLDEQRVLAESLSDDFDASTLLDVDDALSFRRPGIGLDVTRKLRKGHWSIQREIDLHGLRREDAREALSAFIREAHRHGVRCLRVVHGKGLGSPGKTPVLKAKVQGWLVQKKEVLAFVQARGDEGGAGALVVLLKPLGPGV; this is translated from the coding sequence ATGAAGGCCCGATCGCTGCACGACCTGCAGGAGATCCAGCGCAAGCTCGCCGAGCAGCAGCAGCGCGCCGCCCAGGAGGCCGCGGCTCGCGAGGCGGCCGAGCGCAAGGCTGCCGCCGAGAAGAGCCTGTTCGTGCGGGCCGCCGGCCAGGTGCAGCCGCTGCGCCATGGGCCGCGGGTGCTGCTGGCGGGCGAGCCGCCGCCGCCGATTCCCGTGCAGCAGCAGCTGGACGAGCAGCGCGTGCTGGCCGAGTCCCTCAGCGACGATTTCGACGCCAGCACGCTGCTGGACGTGGACGACGCGCTGAGCTTCCGCCGGCCCGGCATCGGGCTGGATGTCACCCGCAAGCTGCGCAAGGGGCACTGGAGCATCCAGCGGGAGATCGACTTGCACGGCCTGCGCCGGGAGGACGCGCGCGAGGCGCTGTCGGCCTTCATCCGCGAGGCGCACCGCCACGGCGTGCGCTGCCTGCGCGTGGTGCACGGCAAGGGCCTGGGATCGCCCGGCAAGACGCCGGTGCTCAAGGCCAAGGTGCAGGGCTGGCTGGTGCAGAAGAAGGAAGTGCTGGCCTTCGTGCAGGCGCGCGGCGACGAGGGCGGCGCCGGGGCGCTGGTGGTGCTGCTCAAGCCGCTGGGGCCTGGGGTCTAG
- a CDS encoding metallophosphoesterase family protein: MTRIGLISDTHGLLRPQVLEFLRGSDRILHAGDVCDEAVLRELKRIAPVNAVRGNNDSGAWADRLAEGERVAVEQVAIFMVHDLADLPRHPGARGARVVVSGHSHKPQVQEREGVLFVNPGSAGPRRFKLPIAAGELVVDGDSVAARIVEFSP, translated from the coding sequence ATGACGCGCATCGGCCTGATTTCCGACACCCACGGCCTGCTGCGCCCGCAGGTGCTGGAGTTCCTGCGCGGCAGCGACCGGATCCTGCACGCGGGCGACGTCTGCGACGAAGCGGTGCTGCGGGAGCTGAAGCGAATCGCCCCGGTGAACGCCGTGCGTGGCAACAACGACAGCGGCGCCTGGGCCGACCGGCTGGCCGAAGGGGAGCGGGTCGCCGTCGAGCAGGTGGCGATCTTCATGGTGCATGACCTGGCCGACCTGCCCCGGCATCCGGGGGCCAGGGGCGCACGCGTGGTGGTGTCCGGCCATTCGCACAAGCCGCAGGTGCAGGAACGCGAAGGCGTGCTGTTCGTCAACCCCGGCAGCGCCGGCCCGCGCCGCTTCAAGCTGCCGATCGCGGCCGGGGAGCTGGTGGTGGACGGCGATTCCGTGGCGGCGCGGATCGTGGAATTCAGTCCCTGA
- a CDS encoding glycosyltransferase, with protein MKRALVLSFSPIRSDPRVMRQVEALRGSFELTVAGFGDKPAGDFAFHDIGAAPAHLAAKACKAALLFTGLHEAYYWRMTYVRNTLAALRGEQFDLVVANDVVALPVALKVAAGAPVLLDAHEYSPKEFEDMWRWRVFFARFYTHLCRRYLPRTSAMTTVCEGIAQEYAQFGVAPRVVLNCPAQQALPVRPVDPARIRLVHHGVTIRSRKLELMIEMMQHLDSRYTLDLMLVNSNAAYMRELRQLAADDARITFREPVPMQQIAATINEYDIGVFLLPPVNFNYRLALPNKFFEFVQARLAVAIGPSPEMARLVKRYGFGIVSESFDARDLAARIAALQPADIERLKERSDLASAELNAARAGEIFNAEVMRLAAA; from the coding sequence GGCAGCTTCGAGCTGACCGTGGCCGGTTTCGGCGACAAGCCCGCCGGCGATTTCGCGTTCCACGACATCGGGGCGGCGCCCGCCCATCTGGCGGCCAAGGCATGCAAGGCGGCCTTGCTGTTCACGGGCTTGCACGAGGCCTACTACTGGCGCATGACCTACGTGCGCAACACGCTGGCGGCCTTGCGCGGCGAGCAGTTCGACCTGGTCGTGGCCAACGACGTCGTGGCATTGCCGGTGGCGCTCAAGGTGGCTGCCGGTGCGCCGGTGCTGCTGGATGCGCACGAGTACTCGCCCAAGGAGTTCGAGGACATGTGGCGCTGGCGGGTCTTCTTCGCCCGCTTCTACACCCATCTGTGCCGCCGCTACTTGCCACGTACCTCCGCCATGACCACGGTTTGCGAAGGTATTGCCCAGGAGTACGCGCAGTTCGGGGTCGCTCCGAGGGTCGTGCTGAACTGCCCTGCGCAGCAGGCCTTGCCGGTGCGGCCGGTGGACCCGGCGCGCATCCGGCTGGTCCACCACGGGGTGACGATCCGCTCGCGCAAGCTGGAGCTGATGATCGAGATGATGCAGCACCTGGATTCGCGCTACACGCTGGACCTGATGCTGGTGAACAGCAATGCCGCCTACATGCGGGAGCTGCGGCAGCTGGCGGCCGACGACGCGCGGATCACTTTCCGCGAGCCCGTGCCCATGCAGCAGATCGCGGCGACCATCAACGAGTACGACATCGGCGTCTTCCTGCTGCCGCCGGTGAACTTCAACTACAGGCTGGCCCTGCCGAACAAGTTCTTCGAGTTCGTCCAGGCCCGGCTCGCGGTGGCGATCGGCCCTTCGCCCGAGATGGCGCGGCTGGTCAAGCGTTACGGCTTCGGCATCGTGAGCGAAAGCTTCGACGCACGTGACCTGGCTGCGCGCATCGCCGCCTTGCAGCCGGCCGATATCGAGAGGCTGAAGGAGCGCTCGGACCTCGCCAGCGCCGAGCTGAACGCCGCGCGCGCCGGCGAGATTTTCAACGCGGAAGTCATGCGCCTGGCTGCGGCCTGA
- a CDS encoding FKBP-type peptidyl-prolyl cis-trans isomerase, which produces MPSPTPRVQPGSFLTLHYRLAGPGGDVINTFRDKPATLTLGTGELSPAMEQRLIGLEEGARATFELAAGEAFGERNPDMVQWVARKLLREVGDPQDEYHVGEVVEFPAPDGQGSYAGAVRQVGREGAPDAVLFDFNHPLAGQPVTFEVQLIGVL; this is translated from the coding sequence ATGCCATCCCCTACGCCCCGCGTGCAGCCGGGCTCCTTCCTGACGCTGCACTACCGCCTGGCCGGGCCCGGCGGCGACGTCATCAACACCTTCCGCGACAAGCCCGCGACTTTGACACTGGGCACGGGCGAGCTGTCGCCGGCCATGGAGCAGCGCCTCATCGGCCTGGAGGAGGGCGCGCGCGCCACCTTCGAACTGGCCGCCGGCGAGGCCTTCGGCGAGCGCAACCCGGACATGGTGCAGTGGGTCGCGCGCAAGCTGTTGCGCGAAGTGGGCGACCCGCAGGACGAGTACCACGTCGGCGAGGTGGTGGAGTTCCCGGCGCCGGACGGCCAGGGCAGCTACGCCGGCGCCGTGCGGCAGGTCGGGCGCGAGGGCGCTCCCGACGCCGTGCTGTTCGACTTCAACCACCCGCTCGCGGGCCAGCCGGTGACCTTCGAGGTCCAGTTGATCGGGGTGCTGTGA
- the radC gene encoding RadC family protein: MTLHHLPADARPREKLLARGPAALSDTELLALLLRTGLAGKGVFALAQELVDDFGGIAGLLHARPEDLKRIKGLGGPAKRAELVAVLELARRAMAQQLRAREVFSSPDAVKHYLQLHLARQPHEEFAVMFLDAQNRLIELEVMFRGTLTQTSVYPREIVVRALAHEAASVVLSHNHPSGTVYPSRADEALTQTLKAALALVDVRVLDHVIVAPGDALSMAERGLL; encoded by the coding sequence ATGACCCTCCACCACCTGCCCGCCGACGCCCGCCCGCGCGAGAAGCTGCTGGCGCGTGGCCCCGCCGCCCTGTCCGACACCGAATTGCTGGCCCTGCTGTTGCGCACCGGCCTGGCGGGCAAAGGCGTGTTCGCGCTGGCGCAGGAACTGGTGGACGACTTCGGCGGCATCGCCGGCCTGCTGCACGCGCGGCCCGAGGACCTCAAGCGCATCAAGGGCCTGGGCGGGCCCGCCAAGCGGGCCGAGCTGGTGGCGGTGCTGGAGCTGGCGCGCCGCGCCATGGCCCAGCAGTTGCGCGCGCGCGAGGTGTTCAGCTCACCCGACGCCGTCAAGCACTACCTGCAGCTGCACCTGGCGCGCCAGCCGCACGAGGAATTCGCGGTCATGTTCCTGGACGCCCAGAACCGCCTGATCGAGCTGGAGGTGATGTTCCGCGGCACGCTCACGCAGACCTCGGTCTACCCACGCGAGATCGTCGTGCGCGCCCTGGCGCACGAAGCCGCCTCCGTGGTGCTGTCGCACAACCACCCCAGCGGCACCGTCTACCCCTCGCGCGCCGACGAAGCCCTGACCCAGACCCTGAAGGCGGCACTGGCGCTGGTGGACGTGCGCGTGCTCGACCACGTGATCGTGGCGCCGGGGGATGCGCTGTCGATGGCGGAGCGCGGGCTGCTGTGA
- a CDS encoding threonine/serine dehydratase has protein sequence MNPAAIGQAARIFRERYPHFIRRTPLMKLPGSALGVEAAEVWLKLEQLQTSGSFKARGMLYRLLSHPIPAAGVIVASGGNAGIATAAAARELGVHCEVFVPTVCSPAKQARLRELGAQVVVSGAVYAEALEACLARQQATGALLTHAYDQPEVVAGAGTLACEIEEQGGGAPDSVLVSVGGGGLVAGIAAWFEDRSRVIALEPELAPTLHRARQAGEPVDVAVGGIAADSLGAKRIGRLAWDIAERWVPQSLLLPDAAIRSAQLWLWQQMKLAVEPAAALPLAALQQGLYRPQPGEVVALVVCGANLDPASLA, from the coding sequence ATGAACCCCGCCGCCATCGGGCAAGCCGCCCGCATCTTCCGCGAGCGCTACCCGCATTTCATCCGCCGCACGCCGCTGATGAAGCTGCCCGGCAGCGCGCTGGGCGTGGAGGCCGCCGAGGTCTGGCTCAAGCTGGAGCAGCTGCAGACCTCCGGCAGCTTCAAGGCGCGCGGCATGCTGTACCGGCTGCTGTCCCACCCGATTCCGGCTGCCGGCGTGATCGTCGCTTCCGGCGGCAATGCCGGCATCGCCACCGCGGCGGCGGCGCGCGAGCTGGGCGTGCACTGCGAAGTGTTCGTGCCCACCGTCTGCAGCCCGGCCAAGCAGGCGCGGCTGCGCGAGCTGGGCGCGCAGGTGGTGGTGAGCGGCGCCGTCTATGCCGAGGCGCTGGAGGCCTGCCTGGCGCGCCAGCAAGCCACCGGCGCGCTGCTCACCCATGCCTACGACCAGCCGGAAGTGGTCGCCGGCGCCGGCACGCTGGCCTGCGAGATCGAAGAGCAGGGCGGCGGTGCGCCCGATTCGGTGCTGGTCAGCGTGGGTGGCGGCGGGCTGGTCGCCGGCATCGCCGCCTGGTTCGAGGATCGCAGCCGGGTGATTGCGCTGGAGCCCGAACTCGCGCCGACGCTGCACCGGGCCCGCCAGGCGGGCGAGCCGGTGGACGTGGCGGTCGGCGGGATTGCCGCCGATTCGCTGGGTGCCAAGCGCATCGGCCGGCTGGCCTGGGACATCGCGGAGCGCTGGGTGCCGCAATCGCTGCTGCTGCCGGATGCCGCGATCCGTTCGGCGCAGCTCTGGCTGTGGCAGCAGATGAAGCTGGCCGTGGAGCCGGCGGCGGCGCTGCCGCTGGCCGCGCTGCAGCAGGGCCTCTACCGGCCGCAGCCGGGCGAGGTGGTGGCGCTGGTCGTCTGCGGCGCCAACCTGGACCCGGCCAGCCTGGCCTGA
- a CDS encoding glycosyltransferase family 4 protein, whose translation MLFLLILCGVASTLASGVLVRSGRRSAERYGMDMPQRFHAGHVPRLGGVAMMAGCSLGWLWMVVAQPWFGVANGIWLSPREGVSWCLAAMIAAWGGTAEDVWHQLRARWRLVFTLAAALAGVLLLDLRIGGFDLPWIDRYWNHWPWVGIAFAVLAIAGLPHAFNLIDGYNGLAGTVAMVCCLSIAYVAMQVGDRQIAALVLVLAGATAGFLLWNYPRGLIFAGDGGAYLWGAVIAMASILLVQRHALVSPWFPMLLLAYPVLETGFSVYRKVVRGQSPSMADALHLHQLVYRRIVREVFDDDEARRMLMRNNRTSPYLWAFCLLTVVPATLFWKQTEVLMALCIAFVVLYVWAYTSIVRFRVPRWIRRGAQTRSGSGRD comes from the coding sequence ATGCTGTTCCTGCTGATTCTCTGTGGAGTGGCCTCCACCTTGGCGTCCGGGGTGCTGGTTCGCTCCGGCCGCCGCAGCGCCGAGCGTTATGGCATGGACATGCCCCAGCGCTTCCATGCCGGCCACGTGCCGCGCCTCGGGGGCGTGGCCATGATGGCCGGCTGCTCCCTGGGCTGGCTCTGGATGGTGGTCGCGCAGCCCTGGTTCGGGGTTGCCAACGGCATCTGGCTCAGCCCCCGCGAGGGCGTTTCCTGGTGCCTGGCCGCCATGATCGCCGCCTGGGGCGGCACGGCGGAGGACGTCTGGCATCAGCTTCGCGCCCGCTGGCGACTGGTCTTCACCCTGGCCGCCGCCCTCGCCGGCGTGCTGCTGCTCGACCTGCGCATCGGCGGCTTCGACCTGCCCTGGATCGACCGCTACTGGAACCACTGGCCCTGGGTCGGCATCGCCTTCGCCGTGCTGGCCATCGCCGGCCTGCCGCACGCCTTCAACCTGATCGACGGCTACAACGGCCTGGCCGGCACGGTGGCCATGGTCTGCTGCCTGTCCATCGCCTACGTGGCGATGCAGGTGGGCGATCGGCAGATCGCCGCCCTGGTGCTGGTGCTGGCCGGCGCCACGGCCGGTTTCCTGCTGTGGAACTACCCGCGCGGGCTGATCTTCGCGGGCGATGGCGGGGCCTACCTGTGGGGGGCGGTGATCGCCATGGCCAGCATCCTGCTGGTGCAGCGGCACGCGCTGGTATCGCCCTGGTTCCCCATGCTGCTGCTCGCCTACCCGGTGCTGGAGACCGGGTTTTCGGTGTACCGAAAAGTGGTACGCGGCCAGTCGCCCAGCATGGCCGATGCGCTGCACCTGCACCAGCTGGTGTACCGGCGCATCGTGCGCGAGGTGTTCGACGACGACGAGGCCCGGCGCATGTTGATGCGCAACAACCGCACCTCACCCTACCTGTGGGCGTTCTGCCTGCTGACCGTGGTGCCCGCGACGCTGTTCTGGAAACAGACCGAGGTCCTGATGGCGCTGTGCATCGCCTTCGTGGTGCTGTACGTCTGGGCGTACACCAGCATCGTGCGTTTCCGCGTGCCCCGATGGATCCGCCGCGGCGCCCAGACGCGCTCCGGGTCGGGTCGCGACTGA
- a CDS encoding glycosyltransferase family 4 protein, translated as MRVCFVTSNTFALNAFLAMPIQALAQRGWEVHVVVNTADGAVAPAICSSARVHPVDHARDISPLKDLVSLWRLWRLFRRIRPDVVHSVTPKAGLLAMTAARLAGVPCRMHTFTGQVWATREGAMRWLLRGVDRFFAACATRVLADSPSQREFMAGEGVAAAGRIGVLGEGSICGVDTQRFRPDAQARGQVRSRLGIGPDAPVLLYVGRLHPDKGLAELGAAFGQLASRHPDLHLVLAGPDEGGLALAQRGAGAASSRLHAVGMTREPERHMAAADVFCLPSYREGFGLSLLEAASAGLPCVASRIYGITDAVQDGATGLLVPVRDAPALAAAIERLLQDEALRSRLAAAARERALGRFSREAMMQHWMRLYEEVRQSV; from the coding sequence ATGCGGGTCTGCTTCGTCACATCCAACACCTTCGCGCTCAATGCGTTTCTGGCCATGCCGATCCAGGCCCTGGCGCAGCGCGGCTGGGAAGTCCATGTCGTGGTGAATACGGCCGACGGCGCCGTCGCGCCGGCGATCTGCAGCTCGGCAAGAGTCCACCCGGTGGACCACGCCCGCGACATCTCGCCGCTGAAGGACCTCGTGTCCCTGTGGCGGCTCTGGCGGTTGTTCCGGCGGATCCGGCCCGATGTCGTGCACAGCGTCACGCCCAAGGCGGGCTTGCTGGCCATGACGGCGGCGCGCCTGGCCGGCGTTCCTTGCCGCATGCATACGTTCACCGGGCAGGTCTGGGCCACGCGCGAGGGCGCCATGCGCTGGCTGCTTCGCGGGGTGGACCGGTTCTTCGCTGCCTGCGCCACCCGGGTCCTGGCCGACAGCCCGTCGCAACGCGAGTTCATGGCCGGTGAAGGCGTGGCGGCGGCTGGCCGGATCGGCGTGCTGGGCGAGGGCTCGATCTGCGGCGTCGACACGCAGCGGTTCCGCCCGGATGCGCAGGCTCGCGGGCAGGTTCGTTCCCGGCTGGGCATCGGGCCGGACGCGCCGGTGCTGCTGTACGTGGGCCGGTTGCATCCGGACAAGGGGCTGGCCGAACTGGGCGCGGCCTTCGGCCAGCTCGCCAGCCGGCACCCGGACCTGCATCTGGTGCTGGCCGGGCCGGACGAGGGCGGGCTGGCCCTGGCGCAACGGGGCGCCGGCGCTGCTTCGTCCAGGTTGCACGCGGTGGGCATGACAAGAGAGCCCGAGCGCCATATGGCGGCCGCCGACGTGTTCTGCCTGCCCAGCTACCGGGAAGGCTTCGGCCTGTCGCTGCTGGAGGCCGCTTCGGCGGGGTTGCCCTGCGTGGCCAGCCGCATCTACGGAATCACCGATGCGGTGCAGGACGGCGCGACGGGGTTGCTGGTGCCGGTGCGGGATGCTCCGGCGCTGGCCGCCGCGATCGAGCGATTGCTTCAGGATGAGGCCTTGCGCTCGCGGTTGGCCGCGGCGGCGCGTGAGCGCGCCCTTGGCCGGTTCTCGCGCGAGGCGATGATGCAGCACTGGATGAGGTTGTACGAAGAGGTGCGCCAGTCGGTTTGA